Genomic segment of Coffea arabica cultivar ET-39 chromosome 1e, Coffea Arabica ET-39 HiFi, whole genome shotgun sequence:
TGTAAGCATCATCTTTCTGGATTCACCAGTAGGAACGGGTTTTTCTTATGCTAAGACTGCACAAGCTTCTCAATCTTCTGATTTACTAGCCTCTGATCAAGCTTATGAATTTATCAGGAAGGTACACGCCCATCACTCAGCTAATTAATGAATTGTAAGGCTTCATGGAATGTTGGACAATTACTAATCAGGAAAATGCCATATTTGTCTCTAGACCCTTTATTATGCAAAAAGACCAATGTACTATCATTTAATTATTTTCCTTCTGAATAGTGGAATCCTGCATGGTCTGCCCAAAATTGCCTCCATTGGATTCAAGTTCTCTATGAAAACGGTTTTGATTGTATGGAACAGTTGACAGTGGAAGATGAATAAAAGTGACATCAATAATAATTGGCTATGGTAGTTGATAGGGTGAAACATCTCAAGAGAGCCCATCAAAGAGTCCAATATGTAAATTAGGAATCCAACTCTAACCCAAAAGTTTAAGTCATTGGATCTTGGGCCCTTACTTATATATTAATCGCTCTTTCTCCATCTCACGGATCATTGTGGAACGTAATCTTTTACTCATGAACTTAACAGTAGTTTCCGCAGTTAGCGTCATGGGAGCTATAGTAGAGGAGGAGGTTAGGCATGTGGCTCTTGCATGGGGAAAGATCCCAAAGTCTCGTGAAAGGCGGCAATCTCTAGAATGGAATATCCCATTCACAGTGTTTAGTTAGTGAAATGTTCTGATACAGGCTCCTAtgataattagtttaacatgtaTAATGAAATATTCTATCTCTTGTACAAACTTGTCCCATATCGATAAACTTACAGTTTTACCTTAAAAAGATAGTGGAAGATgactaattttgaatttgatgcTTACAATTCAATTTTGGGTACAAATTTCAATAAGCGCGGCAATTTGTTGTCTTTTTGCATGTTGTTGTATCTTAATGTCTACAATTGGTTTGCTAGTGCCTATGGTACACAGTGCAATTACAATTGCCTTTTATAGAGGCTCGGGTGGGCGATATTTATTACGTTTTTACCAATTTGAACCTTGAGTTAAAAGCTTAATTTCCTTTGAAATGGGAAAGAAATTATAGTTAAAAAGATGTTTACCTTTTACAAGATTGCTTTTGATAGTTGATTATACTGCAGTGGCTACATGATCACCCAGAGTACAAGTCGAATCCATTCTATGTTAGTGGAATCTCGTATGGGGGCATTCCTGTTCCAATATTAACTCAACTTATATCAAATGGTAAGATTTTTTCAATGTGGCTCTTTACCCTGGGGAAGTTTTTTGGTTGTGTTACAatctaattattgaaattgttatGCATCTACACAGGCATTGTAAGAGATCTGAATATACTATAAATGCTCTCTGTAAGCTTGTAGTATATGCGAAGTCTCTTTAGGTAGGAATATAGTTGCCACCTTAAGCTAAATGGGTTTTATTAATATAATGCAGAGCTTTAAGAGGGGGAAAAAAGGTTAAAAGTTCCCTCAAAAATTTGCAggctttttattcttttctgtCCAATGTTAAGTAATAAGATGCTCCAGAACaaagcaagaaaacatttctttGACCAGTTCAGAGTTCTACACTATCTCCTGCCACAAGATGATCAGTTGAAGTTTGCTAAATACAGAGAGTATAGGATCAATGCTTTGTTGCTCTATGACTAGTAAGGCACTAAAACTTGCATGTATTTTGGTGTTATTCCAGGAAACGAGGACGGCATTGAACCATGTATTGATCTTAAGGTTTGTACCTTTGTTGATCTTCTCTTTTCTAGTCTACCTAATCTTGATTGATTACATACTATTTGGAGAAAAATTTATCATCCTGAGTTTAAAACTGAGACGTTTCCATTTATGGTTTCAGGGATACATACTTGGAAATCCAGTGACGAAAGCTTCAGGACTTCTGAACTATAGGGTTCCGTTTGCTTATGGGATGGGGCTGATATCTGAGGTaacttatttcttttgtttgttacCTACTGATATTTTAGAACACTATCATTTGTCACGTGCATTCTTACAACGTAAAATTACCCTGATTTTCTTATTGACCTGTATATTTACAATGCAGTCCTTGAAGGTTAGCTGTAAAGGGGAATATGAAATCATAGATCCTAGTAATCCAGTGTGTTCGAAAAATATGCAGGCATACAATGAGGCAAGCAATCATATCTATGCAATTTTTATGTGACtctattttcaaaaattaggcAAGGCCTAATGGATTTACTTAAAGCGCCGCCTAAACTCAAGAAAGAGGGTCAGAGTTAAGGATTTTTAGTATAACCGTTTCTGAATAGTGTAATATCATTTGAAGAAGCAGTAATTCATTGTAACTTACTCGTACAATTTCGTAATAGAGTTTCAGTTAATGTTAGGGGCTTACACGAGCACTGATCGAACATCATATTTCTGTTGcgaaattgtaaaagttaacaATGAATTACTCTAATTTATTCAAACAATAACACACTTTCCAGAAACGGTTGTACTGACAATTGGTTCCTACCCCTTCCCTTTAATTTGTGGGCTACAAAAGGTGGGAAGAATCAGAAAAAAGGAACAGGCAACCAGAATGATGGTGttaataattttcttttgcagttGGTTCGTAATATTGACGATGAACAGATCTTGATTCCCGTATGTCATCCCCTTTCACGAGAGCCAAATAAATTATTTACTGGTGGGAGATCCATTATGCAAATGTTGTATGAGAAGTTTGAAGAGCTAGACGTTCGGGAATCTACTCCAGTCAAATGTCGAGTAAGATACTACTAGTATCGTTCTATGTAAACTCGCGGATAAGAGCATCAGTTCTTGGTAGCACAACTGATCGCCGTTTCTTTTGTTCACTGGCAATCGTAGATGGAATGGGTTAAGCTCGTTGAGCACTGGGCTAACAACAAAAGTGTCCAAGAGGCCCTCCATGTGCGAAGGGTATGTCTAAATCGAGCACTATGGTATGTAGCATTTGAATGCCGAAGCAAGCCTGAACTGATTTCTGTAATCACATTGCAGGAAACTATCGGACAGTGGTTAAGATGCAACGATACCTTGCCATACATAGAAAATGCAGGGAGTGTTGTATCATATCATGCAAACCTTAGCACTAAAGGTTATAGATCCCTTATATACAGGTTTGGTACCTAACTCTAAATCTTGATGCATGTAGATTAACAGCAGTGATTTTAAGTACCGAAAGTGGAGTACTTTGTGATGCAGTGGTGACCATGATCTGATGGTACCGCACATTGAAACTCAAGCATGGATAAGATCTCTACATTACCCAATTATTGACGATTGGAGGGAGTGGATTCATCAAGGCCAAGTTACCGGGTTGGTTCAAGATTGAAAATGTTCCTTTCTTGATTACCATTAACACGAGATAAAAGATAACTTTACCCAACTCATCTAAATTTGTTCTGTTTTCCTGCTCCCAGCTATACAAGGACCTATGCAAATAGGATGACATTTGCAACAGTGAAGGCAAGAAATTCCTGTTTCTATTGCTTCAATGCAAGATTTGTTCACATGGCAACAACTAACAACATGGTTAGAACATTCTTGGGACTAACTAgcacccctttttctttttctttttttgggtgaaGGGAGGAGGCCATGTTGCTTATGAGTTCAAGCCTGCCGAATGCAGAACTATGCTTGAGAGAAGGATATCGTATCAGCCTCTCTAATCAGTTGGCATATGGATATGAACATCTTTGATCACTTCCGAGCATCAAATGTTCCACTCTTAAATATAAATTGTTGTGACTTTGGGTCATGAGACGCTTCTACTCCAAGTCTCCAATGGATTGCCTTCTTATCGAGATATGATTAGcagaaaagtgaataaaatgtAGTAGTTAAAATGGGAATCACGTTAGCCTCCAAACCTTTCTATATGACTGTTGAAGCTTTTACTTTGAAAATGTGTCATTGAATTAAATTTCCTCAATTTtgcaataaataaaattttgaattcacaGGAAAGTACAGGTTTGGCAAAgaattcaaatattttttttaaaaaaattgttactcCATTAAACATGAATGGAGGGAATCTACCAAAGCATTTAAAAGGTGCAGAGGAGTAGGAAAAGGAATTTCTTATTCATAattgaaaagcaattttcttgaGAACACTTTTAAAAACtaaagaatatcaaaagaataaatcCCTCATGTCTAGGATTGTTCTAATTACTTTTTCAGCAAAACTATAACTCAAAAGTACCTTaaaagcttcttttttttttttttaagatagcTCCAAATTACCTGTTTGTGGTCACGGATAATCTGGTCATCAAAGGATTACACTTGACTTACACTTGAGTAGATTCAATCTTTAGAAATTCAATAGGTCAAATTGTGCTACCCATCTCAAAAAGTGGTGCGACTTAATCTAGACtattgaatttttaaaaatcgGATCTTCCAAGTTTTGGCTGAACGTGTTAAGGGTATCAGGATCTCTCTATTTATGATGAGCTTGGCAACATCGTTCAAATCCTGCTAGTGCTAAGGGGAATGGGGCACATATGGGTGCACGGGCTCAAGTTTTTGCCTACTCATATGGGAAGGAGGAATGCCAGGCTCAATCAATATGGGAAGATGAGACGTGCCCAATCAACAAAAACCTCGAGGAGAGATAGAAGGTGAAGCGTGACGGAGAAAACAGAGAATAGAGTTTGAACATGTATTGGGTGGACTCTTTCTGTGTATGAAAGAAAGAAGGCAAGGTATGATGCAGAAAAGCACAGAACGGATGGCGACTGAAACATGGTTAGACCTCAAGGTCCTCAACTCTTGATCTGTactttgatcaaacttcaaAGGAGGTAGTGCAAATAACCCTTTAATGTTTTAAACaagtcattttcttttcttttcttttttttgttatttgaaggaaaacatttacaacaaaaaagaaaaaaatagttaTGTAAGTGAACTTTACATGCGTTACAGTTTGTGAAATTCGTCAATTCTCTCTAGAATTCTGTTCGGTGGATTGAACATAAGCGCAACATTCCACAACATCATCTTAGTAACACCTAATCAAATAAACTTCTACTTCTCGTGAAAATCAATGTTCAAAAGCACATCGGGTTATCAGATGAACTTCCACACAAGGGTAAAATATATCTTGACAGATAAAAGGTATTCTAACAGTTCAAAGAAATCTCAAGTCTCCAATCTGCATAATCCAATTAAGGAACTAATTATTAATGGATCATTGCAAGAAGTCTGATTTTGACCTGAAATGATGATGGACGACCAAAACTATCAAGTACAAAGGCTGATTCATTCACTCTGCCTCTGACCCAAAACTGGAATATCTTCGTAACGCTTCTGTAGTGCAATATTTATGAATTTCAGTTAAACATCCATGAAGACCACGACGAAGGTAAAGCAGACATATCTATCATTACATAAAGCAGGAAAGTAAAAGACTAGAAGCATCCATTTCTAGAAGCAGAGAAGAATATTGACTATAAAAGACACAATTTACAGAACACGAGCCAAATAACATGCAGGTTTAATTTCAAATGCTCACTCAATTATGATACTTACCAACCCAACTCGAATAGGGACCAAATACAGTTCTAGACACAATTTTCAAAGCTTACTTTAATCCGGCAAGTACCTATGATCACTCAATAGAAACTTTGATggcagattttgaaaataataattagCATGATATCATAAGCATTTCAGCTATAGCATCACACATAAAAATCTTAATCCTGTTTTGCATGATCTAATAAAAAACTTATCTGAACAATTCTTACTAAGAAGCAACCATATAAAATTAGAGTTCAATCTAATTCAGTTGATTCACTGCATGTTCTTTAGTAATCAACAGTTTGACTTGGTCTTTAAGTGTTCATGAATGTTCAATTAGTCAAATAGCTaactaaaatcagaaaataaatCTTTGAAAAGATGGATCTAAATTCAAAGGTTCCTATACATCAATCAAGCATGGTACAAGTCTAAGGACAAGGAACACATGGTAAATCATCATTTGGTGCCACACTGGATAACATCGTTGTCACGCCCCGAGCCCGCACGTGCCCGTCACATGACACCCGCCGTACTCCCAAGTCCCACTCAGGAATACAAGGCTACATTAACTAATTTAACTTTGACAGTActaaacaatttaactaaataaAGTGCGGTACGAATTACATATAAAAGGACGTCTACGAATAATCAAGACGTTGTACATTTATTCTCCAATTGAAACAGCGGAAACAAAGGTAAATAAAACCAACAACTGGATGTAGCCAGCCTGCCAACTTCTATTCatctaaaactaataaaagtcatctttagggtcttctacgtaaaccaatTCATACTCTTCAGAATCTGCAAAAATGATAAGAAGTGGGTTGAGCGACACATCGCTCAATAGGTAATATTTACCCCTCTGTTGGACCATGCACTCTTCGTTTTATAGATACATATActgttaagagaatataagtattgttgtaaataataaattagtaagggtattcttgtaaatagtttgttaggtttgtactcctataaatactagttgatcactcataatacggtgactagatgttttcctcccaaaataCCGGTTAAtatggtatcagagcaaaattcctagggttagggttaaacATCTAGTCAAAAGTACTGTTCAGCTGCACTGTTCACGCCGTTACTGTTCACGGTGCAGTACTGTTCACGCCGTTACTGTTCACACATCACTGTCATCTCGAGTTttgaccctttctttggttTGACGTGCTATTCGCTATGGTTGAAAGGTTTGTTAATGCGGTTAACAATGACCAAATTGAATCGAATTTTTCAGCACATGGGTCCCAGAAGACTGTTACTATATCTGAGaaagattatgttaaattcctacaATACCAATCTACAAATCACGCATCTCTTCCCTCTActtctttagcacaaaaaggtaatgACTCATGGATTATTGACTCCGGGActactgatcatatgtcaggtacctataaatttttttctaattttcaagagtctactccctttcctcatgttactttagctgatggatctaacactaaagttaaaggactaggcactgtagaaattaatccatcacttccgctgtcttctgttctttacgtacccaatttgccctttaatctaatgtctgttagtaagctcactaaatttctacagtgtacagttactttttctcctgattttgttgtcatttaggatttgaagacaaagaggaCGATTGGTGGAGGGCATGAGCATAATGGTCTTTACTTTCTCAACTTCAATGGTCCAATAGCATGTCCAActactgtttctcctcttgaaattcactgtcgtttaAGTCATCCgtctttacaaaatttgaaaaagttggttTCTACTTTGAGTCAATTATCTTCGTTAGAATGTGAGTCTTGTCAGTTAGGAAAGCATCATcgtgtttcttttgctcctagagtcaataaacgggtttctgaaccttttttgttagttcattctgatgtttggggtcctagtcgagtcacttcaaaattagattttaaatattttgtaatctttattaatgatttttcaagagttacatggttttatttaatgaaagatcgttcagaactatatttcattttttgtgcatttgttgcagaaataaagaatcaatttggtTTGTCGGTACGTATATTTTGCAGTGataatgcgaaagaatatttttccacTCCTTTTAATACCTTTATGAGTAAGTCTGGTATTATTCATCAGTTCTCTTGTCCTcacactccacaacagaatggagttgctgaaagaaaaattggacatttaatcgaaattgctcgaacactgttgttgcacatgaatgtgctcaaacaattttggagtgatgcagttctaactgcatgttatttaattaatcgcatgccatctaaTATTCTTGGAGGTCAATTACCTCAttccattctttttcctcatgTACCTGTGTTTAAATTACCTCCTCGTATTTTTGGATGTGTGTGCTTTGTTCATCAGCTTACTCCCGGAgtggataaattagattctcgtgctattaagtgtattttcttaggatacgcacgagcgcaaaaagggtatagatgttacagtccagttttaaatcgattttttacttgtgctgatgttactttctttgaatccactccatattttatcaaacacagtATGCCTTGTGAGTTAGACCAGTGTCCCTTATTACCTGAGTTATCTAGTCCACTAGATTCCATAGCTCGATTATCTCGTCCTCATCTTCAAGTTTACTCTCGTCGTTCCATGGTTGAGAAAGTTCCTGATATGCCacgcacttcaccaattaactctcaatcttcaaatccaggtatgacgccctcatctgagttagatcttcctattgctttacgcaaaggtaagagacattgtacttcccatcctatttctaattttgtttcttattctcgtctctctatgtcatattcttcttttgttgcttcccttGATTCTATCTTCATTCCTAAGTCTATTACCTATGCTTTTAATCATCCTGGTTGGAGATTAGCTATGTAAGAAGAGATGTctgctttggaacaaaatggtacttgggatcttgtccctcGTCCTTCAGGTAAGCCTGTcgttggttgtaaatgggtgtacactataaaagtacagcctaatggttctattgatagattgaaAACTCGTCTGGTAGCTAGAGGATTTACTCAAGTGTATGGAGTAGACtacttagaaatattttctcctGTTGCAAAGACTACCGCGGTtcgtcttcttatctctttggcagcaacttacaattggccattgcatcagttggatgggaaaattgcatttctgcatggagatttggaagaagaggtatatatggaacaacctcctggatttgttgttcagggggagaattcgcggttggtttgtcgtttgaaaaaattcttatatggattgaaacagtctaCGATGGCCTGGTTTGGCCGGTTTAGTAGTGTTTAGTGTTGTCATGGAATTCGATTTGACAAGATGTGGAGTAGATCATTCTGTATTTTATCGGCATTCTAATgttggtaaaattttattagttgtttatgtggatgatattgtgattgcaggtgatgatgttgtggggatccagaaacttaaatccaattTGCAGGCGaactttcagacaaaggatttaGGTCATCTACAGTATTTTCTGGGTATTGAGATAGTTCGGTCTAAATATGGaatttatttatgtcaaagaaaatatgtactCGATATGCTGAGTGAAACTGGGATGTTAGGTTGCCGACCTGTGGATACTCCTATGGATCCTAATGTGAAATTAGTAGGAGATCAAGGTACATTACTAGATGATCCTAGGTAATATCGAAAActtgtgggtaaattaaattatctcactgtaacgagacttgacatttcgtttgcagtgagtgttgtgagtcaatttcttgatacccctcgtactagtcattgggatgctgttatacggattctcaggtatcttaagagtgctcctggaagagggttgctgtatcaaaatcatggacacactgatattgaaggatatagtAATGCAGATTGGGCTGGTTCTGCCTCAGATCGAAGATTGACCACAGGATATTGTGTATTTATTGAtggtaatttagtgtcgtggaagagtaagaagcaaacagttgtctccagatcaagtgcagaatctgaatatcgcgctatggctcacactgtgtgtgagttggtttggttgaagaGCCTGTTACTcagcctatgaatttagtgtgtgataatcaggcagctgttcatattgcgtctaatccaatgtttcatgaaaggataaaatatattgaagttgattgtcatttcattcgagagaaattgcTTGACGGAGTTatcaagacatctcatgtaccgtctgtagatcaattggctgatgtgtttaccaagagtttagggggctctagggtgaaatacatttgtaacaagttggatgcttatgatatatatgctccaacttgagggggagtgttaagagaatataagtattcttgtaaataataaattagtaagggtattcttgtaaatagtttgttaggtttgcactcctataaatactagttggccactcataatacggtgactagatgttttcctcccaaaatacctgttaacatatacaaatataagtataactcaaatcgtttgcatatcattcaCATCCATAATTTTGAAAGTAACGTCATTTGTAAAGCAATCAGCAGTAAATAAGGACAAGCAATTTAAAAGCATCTTATTGATAGTTGTACATGAGAAATTGTAAAGTCATAAATCATTTCGTCTCAAGTCACAAATCTCTTCATATCCATTCGTAAATCAACTCATATCAATTCATAAGTCTCAtttcaaatcagttcataaatCATTCCATCAGAtcagctcataacaagtacatgaaATGACCGGCTACTGAGTACTCAGCCTAGAGATTAGACCCCTTCTAGGTGGGCGACCAATAGATTTCATGACTATCGATTGATCTCATTTCATTCTTgggtcaatcggccggactttataccagaCTAACATGACCTTATCAATCGACTGGattttataccaggctaccatgactttGTCAATCGGTCAATCGGCTGGgttttataccaggctaccatgaccttgTCAATCGGCTGGGTTTTATACCAGACTACCATGACTTTTTCAATCGGTCAATCGATTggactttataccaggctaccatgacctcCCCAATCGGTTgggctttataccaggctaccatgcgcgttagacaggactatagcccctaccgtctattccatgactgctctgagttttacttgtcaaaattcattcatataCCGTATAcataactctttgctttcataaAAGATTCAGCTCATTTTGTATATAAGAACATATccaaacatttcaaataagtcacatggtccaTTTTTGTATAGTAAAATATAACTTTCATAAGTATCCAAGTAAAGCATTTAATCAAACACCTTTCAAGTCAACTAAACAAAATCGGATTGAAAACAAGAATTTCGTTTTGCAcatttgaaatctcagaagggtaagtaccacctaccttCATCTGGCTGCTCGAGTGAAACTATCTTAGATCTTTTAAACTGGTACCATACCTATCAAATGCATAGGTTTCCTAATTAGTTGTTATTtcctataaatgcataaatatacaaACTCTGAGTAAGTCAAATATTCGTGTCTAAACTATTATATGAATCCTAATAACATCTTCATTAAATTGATGATTtctatttttggaaagtttcctaatttggaaagtttctatttttagaaagtttcttaatCGGAACGGCTCTCCTTTTagtaaagtttcctaatttaaaaGAGAATAATTACTCATAAGCATGCTTATTATTTTGACTACTATCTTACTATatcaatttataatttataattattcattattattattatcgcCCTTGTTGTcgctactttattttattaccacttatatatatttattaattagttattattACCTTtcgctttattttcacttttgtGCATGTGTAGGtgttatttatatatatatatatatatattggtttaatattataattattgaCTTAGTTTACTCCACTTgtatttatattttcattttattttcgcTTTTATCTTTAATTTACTTTATCTACAtctatattgttattattattgtgattattttaagcatttaaaagaaatttaaaacctATCTTATATTGCATAACTTTATCTAATAGTGATAGATTAAAGTGTCTTAGATTTCTACTTAAATACCTTAGGCTAATTAAATAAGCCTGACTGACGAAATCTTTTAAAATATTCACTTAATTTAGGTTGGGTCTTGAAATTTAGTTCCTACGTTAGTCCAAAAAGGTGGGTTGATTATGCCTAAATTTTAATTATTGGACATTCACTAAACccatactatatatatatatatatatatatatatatatatatatatatattagaatCTATCATTATTAatataaggtttttttttttcctttacttgTTCGAAAGATTTGGGCCAACCTTTCTAATGGAGCCTTTGTTGCCAGCACTTGCAggcagcattttttttttttttcaattgggCTAACCTTTCCTCCGTACCAAAGTCGCAGCACTTGCGGacgacttttgacttttttttttttttgcatcgcTGAAGCTTGCCTTCAGCAATGGCAGAGAACAGCAATGGCGagttcttttcttctccttttttttcttaataactTTCCAATCGATTTGGGTAAACCCTATTCATTCCATAATAAAATTTAATACCTTAATCCTACTAATCCAGATACGAATCCTCCTAAATCTCATATACCAGCATACATCTctctatatataatataatacatatCCGTAAAATCTTTAGAATAATTAATCCGATTACTAGAACTTAAAAAGAAGTTTCACGTGAATTTGGGACTTACAGGTCTAGGGGCCTAGTCGTCTGATTGATTGACGGCGACACTTGCTTCTCCTTCTCTATTCTCTGATGGCTCTTGCCCTAAGGGGAGGTAGACAATGAAAGGTAGggaataagtttttttttttttatttgatagaAGTCTTAAACCCTAATAACCACCCACTAGTAGATGGGTTAGATAAGAGTTTTAACTGCTATGAACTTTTACCCTATCTTATCTCATTTCTATCCCTCAATAATCCTTTAACCTATCctacaattttttatttttattt
This window contains:
- the LOC113695128 gene encoding serine carboxypeptidase-like 18; this encodes SVAGPVILEPVSFDGTLPKLVLNPSTWTKVVSIIFLDSPVGTGFSYAKTAQASQSSDLLASDQAYEFIRKWLHDHPEYKSNPFYVSGISYGGIPVPILTQLISNGNEDGIEPCIDLKGYILGNPVTKASGLLNYRVPFAYGMGLISESLKVSCKGEYEIIDPSNPVCSKNMQAYNELVRNIDDEQILIPVCHPLSREPNKLFTGGRSIMQMLYEKFEELDVRESTPVKCRMEWVKLVEHWANNKSVQEALHVRRETIGQWLRCNDTLPYIENAGSVVSYHANLSTKGYRSLIYSGDHDLMVPHIETQAWIRSLHYPIIDDWREWIHQGQVTGLVQD